One Chryseobacterium sp. StRB126 genomic region harbors:
- the tyrS gene encoding tyrosine--tRNA ligase has translation MIDTLQENVSIILPENGLEEKLKQAKEENRKLSIKLGFDPTAPDLHLGHAVVLKKLKQFQDQGHQIIIVVGSFTARIGDPTGKNKARKPLSAEDVQHNAQTYINQLSKIIDVEKTKIVFNSEWLDALNFSEVIQLLSKVTVAQLMHRNDFNKRFTENTPIAMHELVYPILQGFDSVKIECDIEMGGTDQLFNCTMGRQLQEVHQMPAQTVMCMPLLKGLDGKEKMSKSLNNIIGLTDEPNEMFGKTMSIPDALIEEFIDLTTDFSIEEKSGLKAKIENGENPMNIKKLVAKNMISQYHDDEAAENAELFFNNQFQNKNFDEKSFEPVFIDSLKHDQHKTTLLELCHQLKNDLSKSAVKRLIESGGVQINSIKILNPDQEIELVKEIKIKIGKRNFFELV, from the coding sequence ATGATTGATACATTACAAGAAAATGTCTCTATAATCCTTCCGGAAAACGGACTGGAAGAGAAATTAAAACAAGCTAAAGAAGAAAACAGAAAACTTTCTATTAAACTAGGTTTTGACCCTACTGCTCCCGATTTACATCTGGGGCATGCTGTTGTGCTAAAAAAGCTGAAACAATTTCAGGATCAGGGCCATCAGATTATTATTGTGGTGGGAAGCTTTACTGCAAGAATCGGTGATCCTACCGGAAAAAATAAGGCAAGGAAACCTTTAAGCGCTGAAGATGTTCAGCATAATGCACAAACCTACATCAATCAGCTTTCAAAGATTATTGATGTTGAAAAAACGAAAATTGTTTTCAATTCCGAATGGCTAGATGCATTGAATTTTTCGGAAGTTATTCAACTGTTATCAAAAGTTACCGTTGCTCAGCTGATGCACAGAAATGATTTTAACAAACGATTTACAGAGAATACACCAATTGCCATGCATGAGCTTGTATACCCTATTCTACAAGGTTTTGATTCTGTAAAAATTGAATGTGATATCGAAATGGGTGGCACCGATCAGCTTTTCAACTGTACGATGGGAAGACAGCTACAGGAAGTTCATCAGATGCCTGCCCAAACCGTGATGTGTATGCCACTTTTGAAAGGTCTTGACGGAAAGGAAAAAATGAGTAAATCATTAAACAACATCATCGGACTGACGGATGAACCGAATGAAATGTTTGGAAAAACAATGTCTATTCCGGATGCTTTAATTGAAGAATTTATTGATCTTACCACAGATTTTTCAATAGAAGAAAAGTCCGGCTTAAAAGCAAAAATTGAAAATGGGGAAAACCCGATGAACATTAAAAAACTGGTTGCCAAAAATATGATCAGTCAGTACCATGATGATGAAGCTGCTGAAAATGCAGAACTTTTCTTCAATAACCAGTTTCAGAATAAGAATTTTGATGAGAAAAGTTTTGAACCTGTTTTCATCGATTCTTTGAAGCATGATCAACATAAAACAACTCTTCTTGAACTTTGTCATCAACTAAAAAATGACCTCAGCAAATCTGCGGTTAAAAGGCTTATTGAAAGTGGTGGTGTTCAAATTAATTCTATTAAAATTCTAAATCCAGATCAGGAAATAGAGCTCGTAAAAGAAATCAAAATAAAGATTGGTAAAAGAAACTTTTTTGAACTGGTTTAA
- a CDS encoding TerY-C metal binding domain-containing protein: MRRLPIYFLIDVSESMVGDPIEQVQEGISNIVRELKKDPYSLETVYISVVGFAGEAEVITPLQDIISFYPPKIPIGSGTSLSQGLIRIMDCIDQDIVKTTYDRKGDWKPIVFLFTDGVPTDDATKAIERWNNKYNGKANTIAVSIGENTNYKLLGSLADNVLLFNNTDENSYKEFFKWVTDSIKTTSQSVTEAKKEGINLSKIDSVILEKVDPQMEQRFPDNNFVVLNGKCSETDKLYLMKFKKTFGESSIPGMSTRYYKLEGAYKIDEKSYYRLSSAQRSHLKISIEELQGGTSCPHCANPIALATCACGGIHCLQGEGYNKCPWCGTSDYYGYSGGGFDINRTLG; the protein is encoded by the coding sequence ATGAGAAGGCTGCCGATTTATTTTTTAATTGACGTCTCCGAATCTATGGTAGGAGACCCGATTGAGCAGGTACAGGAAGGTATTTCCAATATCGTCCGGGAATTGAAAAAAGATCCGTATTCATTGGAAACGGTTTACATTTCTGTAGTGGGTTTTGCAGGAGAGGCTGAAGTGATTACGCCACTTCAGGATATTATCAGTTTTTATCCACCCAAAATTCCAATTGGAAGTGGTACCTCATTATCGCAAGGCTTGATTAGAATCATGGATTGCATAGATCAGGATATTGTAAAAACAACGTACGATAGAAAAGGAGACTGGAAGCCTATTGTTTTTCTGTTTACAGATGGTGTTCCCACTGATGATGCCACCAAAGCGATCGAAAGATGGAATAATAAGTATAACGGAAAGGCCAATACCATTGCTGTTTCTATAGGAGAGAATACCAATTATAAACTATTGGGTTCATTGGCGGATAACGTTTTACTGTTCAATAATACAGATGAAAATTCGTATAAGGAATTCTTCAAATGGGTAACCGATTCTATCAAAACAACCAGCCAGAGTGTTACCGAAGCAAAAAAAGAAGGAATAAACCTTTCCAAAATTGATTCTGTTATCCTTGAGAAAGTAGATCCACAGATGGAACAGCGTTTTCCGGACAATAATTTTGTAGTTCTGAATGGTAAATGTTCGGAGACGGATAAACTCTATCTGATGAAATTTAAAAAGACCTTCGGAGAATCAAGCATTCCGGGTATGTCAACCAGATATTATAAACTGGAAGGTGCTTATAAAATTGATGAGAAATCCTATTACAGGCTGTCTTCAGCTCAAAGGAGTCATCTGAAAATTTCAATAGAAGAACTTCAGGGGGGAACTTCCTGTCCGCATTGTGCAAATCCTATTGCGCTGGCAACCTGTGCATGTGGTGGCATTCATTGCCTGCAAGGGGAAGGGTATAATAAATGTCCTTGGTGCGGAACCTCAGATTATTACGGATATTCGGGAGGCGGATTTGATATCAACAGAACTTTAGGTTAA
- a CDS encoding TerD family protein, translating into MAINLQKGQTIDLRKNDRGESVYDLSKVTIGLGWDVRKQGGFFGKIFSKEAEYDLDAVAFLLDGNGKVANLGRTVQTNDGRQMGLYQGDVVFFNSMQHPSGNVWLTGDNRTGAGDGDDEQIIVKLDQLDQSYQKIVFLVTIYQGRTNNQHFGMIENAFIRAVDATGKEITKYSLSGDSSMNGMCAMVFAEAYRHNGDWKFRAVGEPHHTDNFIDILRQQYSYSN; encoded by the coding sequence ATGGCAATTAATTTACAGAAAGGTCAAACGATTGATTTAAGAAAAAACGACCGTGGAGAGAGTGTTTATGACCTTTCAAAAGTAACGATCGGTTTAGGATGGGACGTAAGAAAGCAAGGAGGTTTCTTTGGTAAGATATTTAGTAAGGAAGCCGAATATGATCTTGATGCAGTAGCATTTCTTTTGGATGGTAACGGAAAAGTGGCCAATCTTGGAAGAACGGTTCAGACAAATGACGGAAGACAGATGGGATTGTATCAGGGAGATGTGGTTTTCTTCAATTCTATGCAGCATCCAAGCGGAAATGTATGGTTGACGGGAGATAACAGAACTGGTGCCGGAGATGGTGATGATGAGCAAATTATTGTAAAGCTGGATCAGCTGGATCAAAGCTACCAGAAAATTGTATTCCTTGTTACTATTTATCAGGGAAGAACCAATAATCAGCACTTTGGAATGATTGAGAATGCATTTATCCGTGCTGTAGATGCTACGGGTAAAGAAATTACCAAATACAGTCTTTCCGGAGATTCAAGTATGAATGGAATGTGTGCGATGGTTTTTGCAGAAGCCTACCGTCATAATGGAGACTGGAAGTTCCGTGCTGTGGGAGAGCCCCACCATACAGATAATTTTATTGATATTCTGAGACAGCAGTATTCATACTCAAACTAG
- a CDS encoding PP2C family serine/threonine-protein phosphatase: MKIPPFYFGIGKKPVEKRTIHKEKEEFKEFHWVLKHAHSGKFYEFIFEMTDFPNINIKNIKNLEETGLMFENNRISGTPTAHNMYHLDIEFFHVEDKDNTDVKRVQLLVNIDPKDLWKNIPSDRNADFYKEDEASFQGTFSDKKIIVASKRGRSHAHEGKFREDDFAVKKLPSDWNIISISDGAGSAIMAREGSRLATVSVNQFFSSPEVLGEIENNINITHSLEDAKKEQEAKENIIRLLYEGVLNVHHTLEKTASEHDFSINDLHTTLVFALVKKFSFGYVILSFGVGDCPINLINNDFSKVKLLNTMDVGAFSGGTRFVTMKEIFNDHIVSRFRITCVEDFSYLVLMTDGIYDPKFLTENKLEDLESWKTFFKDLNGDNDDLAKVDFINNTEIDQQLLHWTDFWSRGNHDDRTLAIIY, from the coding sequence ATGAAAATACCTCCATTTTATTTTGGAATCGGAAAAAAGCCTGTGGAAAAAAGAACTATTCATAAAGAAAAAGAAGAGTTTAAAGAATTTCATTGGGTATTAAAACATGCCCATTCAGGAAAATTCTATGAATTCATCTTTGAGATGACTGATTTTCCGAATATCAATATTAAAAATATTAAGAATCTGGAAGAAACCGGGCTTATGTTTGAAAATAACAGGATTTCCGGAACTCCTACCGCTCATAATATGTATCATCTGGATATAGAATTTTTTCATGTTGAGGATAAAGATAATACAGATGTTAAAAGGGTTCAGCTATTGGTTAATATTGATCCTAAAGATTTATGGAAGAATATTCCAAGTGATAGAAATGCTGATTTTTACAAAGAAGATGAGGCTTCATTTCAGGGAACTTTTTCAGACAAAAAAATTATTGTGGCTTCCAAGAGGGGCCGTTCTCATGCCCATGAAGGAAAATTCAGAGAAGATGATTTTGCAGTAAAGAAACTCCCTTCAGACTGGAATATCATTTCTATCTCTGATGGTGCCGGTTCTGCTATAATGGCAAGAGAGGGGTCAAGGCTGGCCACTGTTTCTGTTAATCAGTTTTTCAGCTCTCCGGAAGTTCTAGGTGAAATTGAAAATAATATCAATATAACTCACAGCTTAGAAGATGCAAAAAAAGAACAGGAAGCCAAAGAGAATATAATAAGACTTTTGTATGAGGGTGTTTTAAATGTTCATCATACTTTGGAAAAGACCGCTTCAGAACATGATTTTTCCATTAATGATCTGCACACCACTCTTGTTTTTGCTTTGGTTAAAAAATTCAGTTTTGGATATGTGATCTTGAGTTTTGGAGTAGGAGATTGCCCTATCAACCTCATCAATAATGATTTTTCTAAGGTAAAACTTCTTAATACAATGGATGTAGGAGCGTTCAGTGGCGGCACTCGTTTTGTTACCATGAAAGAAATCTTCAACGATCATATTGTTTCCCGTTTCAGGATCACCTGTGTTGAGGACTTTTCATATCTGGTACTCATGACAGACGGTATTTATGATCCAAAATTTCTTACAGAGAATAAATTAGAAGATCTGGAAAGCTGGAAAACATTTTTTAAAGATCTTAACGGAGACAACGATGATCTTGCCAAAGTAGACTTTATCAATAATACCGAAATTGATCAACAGCTTCTCCACTGGACGGATTTCTGGAGCAGAGGAAACCATGACGATCGTACACTGGCCATAATTTATTAA
- a CDS encoding TetR/AcrR family transcriptional regulator: protein MSTKEKILAKALELFNEKGYNNITTRHIAAELSISPGNLHYHFKHSEDIIKILFAELTLKMDELLNTMKAKENKTLEDLYTFTFSTCEIFYHYRFIFVNLVDVLKKIPEIETKYEGINVSRREEFQLIFSDLQKNNIFKKNIPDFIINSLTEQIFIIADNWLSHNRLISKLNKKEAIQSYTLLLMNLFYPLLNKEPQKIYEQQYIL from the coding sequence ATGAGCACAAAGGAAAAAATTCTGGCTAAAGCACTGGAGCTCTTTAATGAAAAGGGCTATAACAATATTACCACAAGGCATATTGCAGCTGAACTTTCTATCAGTCCCGGAAATCTCCATTACCATTTCAAGCACTCTGAAGATATTATTAAGATCCTTTTTGCAGAGCTCACCCTAAAAATGGATGAATTGCTGAATACAATGAAGGCAAAAGAAAACAAAACACTGGAAGATCTTTATACCTTTACTTTTTCTACCTGCGAAATCTTCTATCATTACCGGTTTATCTTTGTTAATCTTGTAGATGTTTTAAAAAAAATTCCTGAGATTGAAACGAAGTATGAAGGAATTAATGTCAGCCGAAGAGAAGAATTCCAATTGATTTTCTCAGACCTTCAAAAGAATAATATTTTTAAAAAGAATATTCCTGATTTTATTATCAACAGCCTTACTGAACAGATTTTCATCATTGCAGATAATTGGCTCAGCCACAACAGGCTAATCTCTAAACTGAATAAAAAAGAGGCTATTCAGTCTTATACTCTCCTGTTGATGAACCTCTTCTACCCTTTACTCAATAAAGAGCCGCAAAAGATTTATGAACAACAATACATTTTATAA
- a CDS encoding TerD family protein, with translation MAINLQKGQKIEIGLTKMTIGLGWDPNEGTGYDFDLDASAIMIDSDRKLVSEEYFVFYNNLISPDGALTHTGDDPSGKNSDGDDDEAIIIDLDKVDSRVEEILFVVTIEDFERRKQNFGQVRNSYIRVVDNSNNQEIAKYELDEDFSIETGVEFGRLYKRSGSWKFEASGIGYRADLGFFLEKYYKGQIIK, from the coding sequence ATGGCAATTAATCTACAGAAAGGGCAAAAGATTGAGATCGGATTGACTAAAATGACAATTGGACTTGGTTGGGATCCTAATGAAGGGACAGGCTACGACTTTGATCTTGATGCTTCAGCAATCATGATTGATTCTGACAGAAAATTAGTAAGCGAGGAATATTTTGTTTTTTATAATAATCTGATTTCGCCGGATGGAGCTCTTACCCATACCGGAGATGATCCAAGTGGAAAGAACAGTGACGGGGATGATGATGAAGCCATCATTATTGATCTTGATAAGGTAGATTCAAGAGTTGAAGAAATTCTTTTTGTAGTTACTATTGAAGATTTTGAAAGAAGAAAACAAAACTTCGGACAGGTGAGAAACTCTTATATCAGAGTAGTTGACAACAGCAATAATCAGGAGATTGCAAAATATGAGCTTGATGAAGATTTTTCGATTGAAACAGGAGTTGAATTCGGAAGACTGTATAAAAGAAGTGGAAGCTGGAAGTTTGAAGCTTCAGGAATAGGATACAGAGCAGATCTTGGTTTCTTCCTTGAGAAATATTATAAAGGACAAATCATCAAATAA
- a CDS encoding GNAT family N-acetyltransferase — MKTPLTYQKATENDIDYLLDLRTKTMVPHYAASNLPTDRETTLNRVLDQFDKAHVIFLDNLPIGLLKLDRADTNINIMQLQIDPSQQGKGLGRMILTDILKEASETGKTASLSVLKTNQAQHLYSSLGFKIIDEDEYAYSMEFSPV; from the coding sequence ATGAAAACTCCACTTACCTACCAAAAAGCTACAGAAAACGACATTGATTATCTTCTTGATCTGAGGACAAAAACAATGGTTCCGCATTATGCAGCATCCAACCTTCCTACAGACCGGGAAACGACTCTTAACCGGGTTCTTGATCAGTTTGACAAGGCGCATGTTATTTTTCTGGACAACCTTCCCATAGGACTCTTGAAATTAGACAGAGCAGATACAAATATTAATATCATGCAGCTTCAGATTGATCCCAGCCAGCAAGGTAAAGGATTAGGAAGAATGATCCTTACAGATATTTTGAAAGAGGCTTCTGAAACAGGAAAAACTGCTTCTTTAAGTGTTTTAAAAACCAATCAGGCACAGCATCTTTATTCCAGTTTAGGTTTTAAAATTATAGATGAAGATGAGTATGCCTACTCCATGGAGTTTTCCCCGGTTTAA
- a CDS encoding GNAT family N-acetyltransferase, with protein sequence MNNNTFYNPIIIRKGNMQDLPEMLLLFQDTITTTCKEDYNTNQLEAWKSGAENKERWLKVMKEQYILIAESENKIVGFCTLAQGNYIDLLFVHKDYQHQGIASKLYELIEKEALDQNQKILTADVSKTFF encoded by the coding sequence ATGAACAACAATACATTTTATAATCCAATCATTATCAGAAAAGGAAACATGCAGGATCTTCCAGAAATGCTTCTCCTTTTTCAGGATACCATTACAACGACTTGCAAAGAAGATTACAATACAAATCAACTTGAAGCCTGGAAATCCGGTGCTGAAAATAAAGAAAGATGGCTGAAGGTGATGAAAGAACAGTATATTTTAATTGCCGAGTCTGAAAATAAAATTGTTGGTTTCTGTACCCTTGCCCAAGGAAATTATATTGATCTGTTGTTTGTTCACAAAGATTATCAACATCAGGGAATTGCATCCAAGCTTTACGAGCTCATTGAAAAAGAAGCCTTAGATCAAAACCAAAAGATCTTAACTGCTGATGTCAGCAAAACCTTTTTTTGA
- a CDS encoding vWA domain-containing protein has translation MTRRLLAYFLLDTSGSMNGEPIQALNNGFNGLISMLRADPQAMESLHLSVITFDREVKNIIPLTALANFYPMEITCPDSGPTHTGAALEMVAELVQKDLVKGSADEKGDWQPLLFIFTDGKPSDIQKYRQMIPVLRDLEFGAIVGCAAGPRADEQYLKELTDHVVKLDATDAITLSSFFRWVSSSITQGGHSQNTTDHVTLPPPPSELTIII, from the coding sequence ATGACCAGAAGATTATTAGCCTATTTTTTACTGGATACTTCCGGCTCCATGAACGGGGAGCCGATCCAGGCTTTGAACAACGGCTTCAACGGGCTTATCAGTATGCTTCGTGCAGATCCGCAAGCGATGGAGAGCCTTCACCTAAGTGTTATTACCTTTGATAGAGAAGTTAAAAACATCATTCCGCTAACTGCTCTTGCCAATTTTTATCCCATGGAGATTACCTGTCCGGATAGTGGCCCAACCCACACTGGGGCAGCGCTGGAAATGGTAGCTGAACTTGTTCAGAAAGACCTTGTAAAAGGTTCTGCTGATGAAAAAGGAGATTGGCAGCCGTTGCTTTTTATATTTACGGATGGAAAGCCTTCTGATATTCAGAAATACAGGCAGATGATTCCGGTACTTAGAGATCTGGAGTTTGGTGCCATTGTAGGTTGTGCTGCGGGTCCTAGAGCTGATGAGCAGTATCTGAAGGAACTGACAGATCATGTCGTAAAGCTGGATGCTACAGATGCCATCACGCTTTCATCCTTTTTCAGATGGGTGAGTTCTTCCATTACACAAGGTGGGCATTCACAAAATACAACAGATCACGTAACATTGCCTCCGCCACCATCGGAGCTTACTATTATTATTTAA
- a CDS encoding helix-hairpin-helix domain-containing protein, with the protein MKNTIRVVSVLDAAKSYEYVDEKPIQGGVKDVYFSPDRDYVVAFYRNPLDDGQKERIMRIVSTYLQNIQNGNSAEYFLNEIFRWPYDIVEKDRLTGIVVPIYNQKFFFAKGYIGSDNIQGEDKVGKWFTAPMFRNPQYPLRLDQSELGDWLSYFQIAINISRGVKKLHQMGLAHSDLSYNNILVDPVTKSACIIDIDGLVVPKLFPPEVIGTADFIAPEVLKTQHLGLQDPERYLPNQKTDLHALAVLIYMYLLRRHPLRGGKIWDLDSEKDEMISMGEKALFIEHPNDPSNNVRADHLRKWDAFWGDPQKIPYIVTGPYITDLFRKTFIDGLHDPIRRPTANEWETALLKTVDLIQPCQNTNCSEKWYVFDNTSNPKCPFCGTPHQGTLPVLDLYFRFNDEVWKPENHRLMVYHNQYLFKWHVSRKVIRNENLTMQDKMPVGYFTFHQGKWVLVNQSLAGMKDVTEQKEIPPGSMVELVDGKKILLSAEEGGRLIYVTMANQ; encoded by the coding sequence ATGAAAAACACTATTAGGGTTGTTTCTGTTCTGGATGCAGCCAAATCCTATGAATATGTTGATGAAAAACCAATTCAGGGAGGAGTAAAAGATGTTTACTTCTCGCCGGACAGGGATTACGTAGTTGCCTTTTATAGAAATCCCCTGGATGATGGGCAGAAGGAAAGGATTATGAGAATTGTTTCTACCTATCTGCAAAATATTCAGAATGGGAATTCGGCAGAATATTTCCTGAATGAAATATTCAGATGGCCTTATGATATTGTGGAGAAAGATAGGCTGACAGGAATTGTTGTTCCTATTTACAATCAAAAATTTTTCTTTGCTAAAGGATATATAGGTTCGGATAATATTCAGGGTGAAGATAAAGTAGGGAAATGGTTCACGGCTCCGATGTTCAGAAATCCACAATATCCGCTGAGGTTAGATCAGTCTGAACTGGGAGACTGGTTAAGTTATTTCCAGATTGCCATTAATATCAGCCGGGGCGTAAAGAAACTTCATCAGATGGGGTTAGCCCACTCAGATTTATCTTATAATAATATTCTGGTAGATCCGGTAACCAAATCGGCCTGTATTATTGATATTGACGGACTAGTTGTCCCAAAATTATTCCCACCTGAAGTAATAGGGACAGCCGATTTTATTGCTCCTGAAGTTTTAAAAACCCAACATTTGGGACTTCAGGATCCTGAAAGGTATCTGCCCAATCAAAAAACCGATTTGCATGCTCTTGCTGTGCTGATCTATATGTATCTGTTGAGAAGACATCCTCTCCGCGGCGGAAAGATCTGGGATCTGGATTCTGAAAAGGATGAGATGATATCTATGGGTGAAAAAGCTCTGTTTATAGAACATCCTAATGATCCATCCAATAATGTAAGAGCGGATCATCTTAGAAAATGGGATGCTTTCTGGGGTGATCCACAGAAGATTCCTTATATTGTAACAGGTCCGTATATTACCGATTTATTCAGAAAAACATTTATAGACGGATTACACGATCCCATCAGACGTCCTACAGCTAATGAATGGGAAACTGCTTTACTAAAGACTGTAGACCTTATACAGCCTTGTCAGAATACCAATTGTAGTGAAAAATGGTATGTCTTTGATAATACCAGTAATCCGAAATGTCCTTTCTGTGGAACTCCACATCAGGGAACGCTTCCGGTTCTGGATCTGTATTTCCGGTTTAATGATGAAGTCTGGAAGCCTGAGAACCACCGTTTGATGGTTTATCACAATCAATATTTATTCAAATGGCACGTGTCCAGAAAGGTGATTAGAAATGAAAATCTTACGATGCAGGATAAAATGCCTGTAGGATATTTTACATTCCATCAGGGAAAATGGGTATTGGTGAATCAAAGTTTAGCAGGGATGAAAGATGTTACAGAACAGAAAGAAATTCCGCCGGGATCTATGGTAGAGCTGGTTGATGGAAAGAAAATACTGTTATCAGCAGAAGAAGGCGGAAGATTAATCTATGTGACAATGGCCAACCAATAG